The Bacillota bacterium genome has a segment encoding these proteins:
- a CDS encoding GntR family transcriptional regulator, producing the protein MSHSRNNGLYSEHIYEDLKRRIITGEIAPGTLLSQGQLAKDYGVSRTPVRDALQRLEQDQLVSNLPKKGALVRAANFTEAVEVTRIRQVLEAYAVRAATVHLTAERRKELAEHLARMAEAMETEEIGLFYDLERQWHEELIKTAGNRRLEQVLITLVDPLCEKSYRSYIRSVPDSIVVMYEDHNRIFKTMVEKDAEAAGSLMAQHVERMVDAMLFMAKMVGNV; encoded by the coding sequence ATGAGTCATTCGCGCAACAACGGGTTGTATTCGGAACATATATATGAAGATCTTAAAAGGCGGATCATTACCGGCGAGATCGCACCCGGTACCCTCCTCAGCCAAGGTCAGCTAGCCAAGGATTATGGGGTCAGTCGTACCCCGGTGCGGGATGCGCTTCAACGTTTAGAACAGGATCAACTGGTGAGCAACCTGCCGAAGAAGGGGGCTTTGGTGCGGGCGGCCAATTTTACCGAAGCGGTGGAAGTTACGAGAATCCGCCAAGTATTGGAGGCCTACGCAGTCCGGGCCGCCACGGTGCACTTGACCGCGGAACGCCGAAAGGAACTGGCGGAGCATCTGGCCCGTATGGCGGAGGCCATGGAGACGGAGGAAATCGGTCTGTTTTACGATTTGGAGCGACAGTGGCATGAGGAATTGATCAAGACCGCGGGTAACCGCCGATTGGAACAAGTACTCATCACCCTGGTAGATCCCTTGTGTGAGAAGTCCTATCGTAGCTACATCAGATCGGTTCCGGACAGCATTGTGGTTATGTACGAGGATCACAACCGGATCTTCAAGACCATGGTGGAGAAGGACGCGGAAGCCGCTGGAAGCTTAATGGCCCAACATGTGGAGAGGATGGTGGACGCCATGCTGTTCATGGCGAAAATGGTAGGGAATGTCTAG
- a CDS encoding Na/Pi cotransporter family protein, whose product MVGRAMALFAVGVALLFVGVRIMSTGLKLQAEGRVHRLLSYAGVHPCLGVLLGMVVTALIQSSSAVTVMLVSMTEAGVITFHNAFAITLGANIGTTLTGFIMALSVGELGFWSLLAGLLLIIWHRQGRSYTAGLILVGCGLILLGMQIMGYGSAPLGEWEYIARVLEMSAQNQLFGLLTGTVATALLQSSSVFTGIVMALAKEGLVGLTSAALFIMGSNVGTCVTALLASIGTDTAARQTAVGHLVFNLFSILIAWPFLGPLVSGVEAISSHIAVQVASFQMLFNLLTVLAALPLFPFLVALVQRLVPR is encoded by the coding sequence ATGGTCGGTCGGGCGATGGCACTGTTTGCGGTGGGTGTGGCCTTGTTGTTTGTTGGTGTACGGATCATGTCTACCGGACTGAAGCTGCAAGCCGAAGGAAGGGTCCACCGATTGCTAAGCTATGCCGGAGTGCATCCTTGCTTGGGGGTGCTCCTGGGTATGGTGGTCACCGCCTTGATCCAAAGCTCCTCGGCGGTGACGGTGATGCTGGTAAGCATGACCGAGGCCGGGGTGATCACCTTTCATAACGCCTTTGCCATCACCCTGGGGGCAAACATTGGAACCACCCTCACCGGATTCATTATGGCGCTTTCCGTGGGGGAACTGGGTTTTTGGAGCCTCTTGGCAGGGTTGTTGCTTATCATCTGGCACCGCCAAGGCCGCAGCTATACCGCCGGCCTGATCCTGGTGGGGTGCGGTTTAATCCTGTTAGGAATGCAGATTATGGGTTATGGCAGTGCACCCTTGGGGGAATGGGAATATATTGCCCGGGTGCTTGAAATGTCTGCTCAGAATCAGCTTTTCGGTCTTCTGACCGGGACCGTGGCCACCGCCCTGTTGCAGAGTAGCAGTGTATTCACTGGGATTGTGATGGCCCTGGCCAAAGAGGGACTGGTGGGCCTGACTTCTGCCGCCTTGTTCATTATGGGCAGTAATGTGGGAACCTGTGTTACCGCGCTGTTGGCTTCCATCGGAACCGACACCGCTGCCCGGCAGACGGCTGTGGGCCACCTGGTATTCAATCTCTTCAGTATACTTATTGCCTGGCCCTTCCTAGGCCCCTTAGTCAGTGGGGTGGAGGCGATCAGCTCCCACATCGCCGTACAAGTGGCTAGCTTCCAAATGTTGTTCAATTTGTTGACGGTGTTGGCCGCGTTACCGTTGTTCCCCTTCTTGGTGGCCCTAGTCCAGCGGTTAGTACCTAGATAA
- the tdh gene encoding L-threonine 3-dehydrogenase, with amino-acid sequence MPRMMRALVKTRSGPGLELIDKPIPEPGVGEVLVKVKYASICGTDLHIYTWDQWAQNRIKPPVTIGHELSGQVVKLGQGVENVKEGDWVSAEGHLWCGQCYQCRTGKKHICRHAQIIGVDRDGCFADYVVLPAQNLWKLHPDLDPSLASVFDPFGNAVHSTMCWNLGARSVLVAGCGPIGVLCVMLAKWFGASPVIATETNAYRRQLAEKLGADVVLNPLEVDVVEKVMELTSGTGVDLFLEMSGNESAIRSGIAAVTPGGGVSLLGIPGKEIQLNLSEIIFKQLTLLGINGRRVFENWYAMERLVLAGFDLASVVTHRLSFSQWEQGMELMAQGVCGKVTLELD; translated from the coding sequence ATACCTAGAATGATGCGGGCTTTGGTGAAGACCCGATCCGGACCGGGTCTGGAGTTAATAGACAAACCGATTCCTGAACCAGGAGTTGGTGAAGTCTTAGTGAAAGTTAAATATGCATCCATCTGCGGGACGGATCTCCACATTTACACCTGGGACCAATGGGCCCAGAACAGAATCAAACCACCGGTGACCATTGGCCACGAATTAAGTGGCCAAGTGGTAAAACTGGGGCAGGGAGTGGAAAACGTTAAAGAAGGCGACTGGGTATCGGCCGAGGGACATCTTTGGTGCGGACAGTGTTACCAGTGTCGGACCGGGAAGAAGCATATCTGCCGGCATGCCCAGATCATTGGCGTGGACCGCGACGGCTGTTTTGCCGATTACGTGGTATTGCCCGCACAGAATCTATGGAAACTGCACCCGGACTTAGATCCCAGCTTGGCCAGCGTCTTCGATCCCTTTGGCAACGCGGTGCACTCCACCATGTGCTGGAACTTAGGGGCAAGGAGTGTCCTGGTGGCGGGCTGCGGCCCCATCGGGGTGCTTTGTGTGATGTTGGCCAAATGGTTTGGGGCTAGTCCGGTCATTGCTACGGAGACCAATGCCTACCGTCGACAATTGGCAGAAAAACTTGGCGCCGACGTTGTCCTTAATCCCCTGGAAGTGGACGTGGTGGAGAAAGTGATGGAGCTTACTTCGGGAACAGGGGTGGATCTTTTCCTCGAGATGTCTGGAAACGAGTCCGCGATCCGCTCAGGGATCGCCGCGGTGACCCCCGGTGGCGGAGTCTCTTTACTGGGGATCCCGGGAAAAGAGATCCAGCTGAACCTTTCTGAGATCATTTTCAAGCAGCTGACGCTTTTGGGGATCAACGGTCGTCGGGTCTTTGAAAACTGGTACGCCATGGAGCGTTTGGTACTGGCTGGCTTTGACTTGGCCTCGGTGGTTACCCATCGGTTGTCCTTCTCCCAATGGGAGCAAGGGATGGAACTGATGGCCCAAGGGGTCTGTGGGAAAGTAACCTTAGAATTAGACTAG
- a CDS encoding DMT family transporter yields the protein MDLKTGTLALLIAAASGILMALQGSLNSGLGKAHGLWQATFYVHVVGLAFISILLFGFRLQEGSIFDLGKAPWYLYLGGILGVGITYTVVRSISQIGVALATTAIIIGQVLTASLIDHLGLFGLERVPFTWYRVVGTALLALGGWFMLKN from the coding sequence ATGGATCTAAAGACCGGCACATTGGCACTGCTAATCGCCGCCGCATCGGGCATTCTCATGGCTTTGCAGGGCTCATTGAACTCGGGACTGGGTAAAGCCCACGGGCTCTGGCAGGCCACCTTCTATGTGCATGTGGTGGGGTTAGCCTTTATCAGTATACTGCTTTTTGGCTTTCGCCTGCAGGAGGGTAGTATCTTCGACCTGGGAAAAGCCCCTTGGTATTTGTATCTAGGTGGGATCCTGGGAGTGGGCATCACCTATACGGTGGTACGGAGCATCTCCCAGATCGGTGTGGCCCTAGCCACCACGGCCATTATCATCGGCCAGGTGTTGACCGCCTCCCTCATCGACCATCTGGGCCTGTTTGGTCTGGAACGGGTACCCTTTACCTGGTACCGGGTGGTGGGGACCGCCCTTTTGGCCCTGGGTGGTTGGTTCATGTTAAAGAACTAG
- a CDS encoding glycine C-acetyltransferase, translating into MPLGFLQEELAKLEESKLYNHIRVIEGAQGPWVQIKGRRMLNLCSNNYLGLANHPALKEAAIKAIEEYGVGPGAVRSIAGTNSLHTELEEALARFKRAEAVLSFQSGFNANLAVIPALVGKEDVILSDELNHASIIDGCRLSRATIKVYPHRDMEALEKLLQEYQGRRVLVVTDGVFSMDGDLAPLPEIVRLAKKYGAITMVDDAHGEGVLGSHGRGIVDHFDLHGEVDVEVGTLSKAFGVVGGFVAGSRLLVDYLKQRARPFLFSSAVTSADVAACLAAVKLLESSDELVKKLWDNARYFQTKIQEAGFVLGDTETPISPVMLGESGVAQALSKGLVDEEGVFAQAIVYPTVPQGKARIRVMVSAAHSKEDLDYGIAAFVRQGEKLGII; encoded by the coding sequence ATGCCACTGGGATTCTTGCAGGAAGAACTGGCGAAACTGGAGGAAAGCAAGTTATACAACCACATCCGGGTGATTGAGGGAGCCCAGGGACCATGGGTGCAGATCAAGGGACGGAGGATGTTGAACCTTTGTTCCAACAACTATCTGGGTTTGGCCAATCATCCCGCCTTGAAGGAAGCGGCCATCAAGGCCATCGAAGAATACGGGGTGGGCCCCGGGGCAGTGCGATCCATTGCAGGGACAAATTCCCTCCATACAGAGCTGGAAGAGGCCCTGGCCCGCTTCAAAAGGGCGGAGGCTGTCCTTTCCTTCCAATCGGGGTTCAACGCCAACTTGGCGGTGATTCCGGCCCTGGTGGGCAAGGAGGATGTGATCCTGAGTGATGAATTGAATCACGCCAGCATCATTGACGGATGTCGGTTAAGCCGGGCTACCATCAAGGTATATCCCCACCGGGATATGGAAGCCTTGGAGAAACTACTCCAGGAGTATCAAGGACGGCGGGTACTGGTGGTTACCGATGGAGTTTTCAGTATGGATGGTGACCTGGCTCCCTTGCCGGAGATTGTTCGTTTAGCGAAGAAATACGGGGCGATCACCATGGTGGACGATGCCCACGGCGAAGGGGTGCTGGGGAGCCACGGCCGGGGAATCGTAGACCACTTTGACCTCCACGGAGAAGTGGATGTGGAGGTAGGGACCTTATCCAAGGCCTTTGGCGTTGTTGGAGGTTTCGTGGCCGGAAGCAGGCTTCTGGTGGACTATCTCAAGCAACGGGCGCGGCCCTTCCTCTTCTCTTCGGCCGTAACCAGCGCTGATGTGGCGGCGTGCCTTGCTGCGGTGAAACTACTGGAAAGCAGCGATGAACTGGTGAAAAAGCTTTGGGATAATGCCCGGTACTTCCAGACAAAGATCCAAGAGGCGGGCTTTGTCCTTGGGGACACCGAAACGCCCATTTCGCCGGTGATGCTGGGAGAGTCCGGCGTCGCCCAGGCCCTTAGTAAGGGGCTCGTTGACGAGGAAGGGGTCTTTGCCCAGGCCATTGTCTATCCTACGGTACCCCAGGGCAAGGCGCGGATCCGGGTCATGGTCTCCGCAGCCCACAGTAAGGAAGACTTGGACTACGGGATCGCGGCCTTTGTCCGGCAAGGAGAAAAATTGGGGATTATCTAG